In Anthocerotibacter panamensis C109, the sequence AGATCCGCCGCTGCTGCCGCTGTCCCCGAATCGACGATTAACCGCTCTGCCAGCGCGTGCAGATTGCTAAAGAGCGGGTCATCTAGGGCTAGGGAGCCCCGCCACCAAAGATAGGTAGGCAGATCGGGCAGGAGTAGGGGCAAGACGGTGGTGTAGAGTCCCCGCAGGGCTTCATCTTTGGCCCTGAGGCTCACATACTCGCAGCAAATACTGGCGTGTTGGCCCCCGCTGACCATCGGACAGTAGGCTGTGACTTCCGTGACGACGACGCCCTCGGGGGCAGTCGGCGTTTCTTCGATCGAGAGCGTCCGGCAGGGGTATTGGACGGCTATCGCCCCAATGGTGTCCTCCGGGCTCGGTGTTTGGCTGGAGGTGTAGACGACGAAGTTGAAGGTCGAGGCGCGGGTAGAGACCTGCCCGTCTTCTTGAGTGGCCCAGATTCGGTTCAATTCCTGGTCTACTTGATTGACCGGGACCTGTTTGGGCTCCCGGAGGGCGACGACCGGTACGGTTTCAGAGGTCATGGCGTTTCTCCTTTTATAGACGTCGCCAATGGCGGTTGTCGCGGGCTAAGAGCTGGTCGGCTTCTTTGGGTCCCCAACTGCCTGCCGCGTAGGTCGCCAGGTCTTGGGGAGTACCCGTGCTCCACTGCTCGATAATCGGGGTTACGACTTTCCAGGCGTACTCCACTTCATCGGCGCGGGCAAAAAGCGTCTGATCCCCGTGCAGACAGTCGAGGAGCAAGCGCTCATAGGCTTCGGGGCTCTGCTGGGAAAAGGTCGTCCCATAGCGAAAGTCCATATTCACCGGGCGCATCATCAACTCGGGGCCGGGGATCTTGGCATCAAAGCGCAAGGAGATCCCCTCATCCGGCTGAATCCTTAAGGCCAGCACGTCCTGGGTCGGCATAGCCAGATACTTGTTGCGAAACAGGCCCGCTGGAGACTCTCGAAAATGTAGCGAGACCTCGCTGACCCGCTTCGCTAGCCGCTTGCCCGTCCTGAGATAAAAGGGCACCCCACTCCAGCGCCAGTTGTCGATGTAAAACTTCACCGCCGCGTAGGTGGGGGTGATCGAGTTAGGTGAAACTCCTGGCTCCTCTCGATAGCCCGCAACGGGTTTCCCGGCGATATAGCCCTGAGTATACTGGGCGCGGACGGTATGGAGCGAGACTTCACGCGGTTCCATGACCTGAATCGAGCGCAGAACTTTGACCTTCTCGTCGCGGACGGTGTTGGCCTCCATGCCCGCCGGAGGCTCCATGCAGACGAGGGTGAGCACCTGCATCAGGTGATTCTGAAGCATGTCTCTGAGCGCGCCTGCCTCCTCGTAGTACTTGCCCCGGCCCTCCAGACCCACGGTCTCGCCCACGGTGATCTGTACATGGTCGAGGTAGCGCCGGTCCCAGAGCGGCTCGAAGATCGCGTTGGCAAACCGGAAGACGAGGATGTTCTGGACTGTTTCTTTGCCCAGGTAGTGGTCGATGCGGTAGAGCTGATCCTCATTGAAGACGCGGCTCACGATGGCATTGAGTTCGCGGGCGGTCTTGAGGTCGCGGCCAAAGGGCTTCTCCACGATGACCCGTACCGTCTCGGGTGTCCCGACCAGATCGTTCGCGCCCATGTTCTCTAGAAGGACCGGGAAGGAACTAGGCGGGATCGACAGGTAAAAGACGCGGTTGCCCTGGGTGCCCCGTTTGGTGTCGAGTTCAGCCAGATAGTCGCGCATCTTCGCGTAAAACTCAGGCGTGTTGAGGTCGCCCTCCAAATAAAACAGCCCCCGAGCGAAGTCCTCCCACAGTCCCGGCACGAAGTCACGAGCGTGATGGGTCACCCCCTCGTACATTTTGTTGCGGAATTCCTCGTCGGTCAGCGGCGAACGTCCGACCCCGACTACGGTGAACTCCGGGGGTAAGTGACGGTCGCGGGCCAAGTCATAGAGGGCAGGCAGGAGCTTGCGTTGAGCTAAGTCCCCGGAGGCTCCGAAGATGACCATGATGACGGGTTTGGGTTGGCGCTCAGCCTGGAGGCCCGCCCGCAGGGGATTTTGTAGTAGCGTAGCCATGGTGTTCCCCTACCTGATATTCCATTCGGTGTGAAAAGACCCTGGCTTATCGATGCGCTCATAGGTATGTGCCCCAAAGAAATCGCGCTGAGCCTGGGTGAGGTTGAGGGGCAGGCGCTCGGAGCGGTAGCTATCAAAGTAGCCTAAAGAAGCACTCATCGCCGTGCAGGGTACCCCGACTTTGGCTGCAGTCGCCACCACCTCGCGCCACTGTTCCTGTTTGGTCGTCAACTCCTGGGCAAATTCGGGGTCTACGAGCAGGTTGGGTAGGAGCGGGTTGTGCTTGAAGGCTTGCTGGATCTTGTCGAGGAGGTTGGCCCGGATGATGCAACCGCCCTTCCAGATGCGGCTGAGTTCGGTCAGGGTTAAGTTGTACTTGTACTCTGACGAAGCCGCCGCCAAGAGCGCCATCCCTTGAGCGTAGGAGCAAACCTTGGCACAGTAGAGCGCAGAGGCTACGCTGTCGATAAACTTCTGTTTGTCACCCGTATAGAAGTGACTTGGCCCGGTGAGGACGCTAGAGGCTGCGACCCGTTGGTCTTTGAAGGACGAGATGATCCTGGACTCGATGGCGGCGTTGATGGTCGGGATGGCGATACCCAAGTCCAAGGCATTTTGAGAAGTCCACTTGCCCGTACCCTTCTGTCCAGCTTTGTCAAGGATGAGTTCGACCAAAGGCTGATGGGTCTCAGGGTCGATATAGGTAAAGATATCGGCAGTGATCTCAATGAGGAAAGATTGCAGTTCCTCGCCTTGATTCCAGGACTTGAAGACGTCGTGGATTTCGGCAGGGGTAAGGCCGACGACGTTTTTGAGGAGGTCGTAGGCTTCGGCGATAAGCTGCATGTCGCCGTACTCGATGCCATTGTGGACCATCTTGACGTAATGTCCGGCCCCGCCGGGACCGATATAGGTCACACAGGGACCATCTGTGACCTGAGCTGCAATTTTGGTGAGAATTGGCTCCATCGCTTGGTAGGCCACTATCGGACCACCGGGCATGAGACTCGGCCCCCAGAGAGCTCCCTCTTCGCCACCTGAGACGCCCATGCCCATAAAATTCAGATCTGCTTGGGCGTATTCCTTTTCCCTGCGCTCGGTGTCCGTAAACAGCGAATTACCGCCGTCAATGACAATATCCCCTGGGCTGAGCAAGGGCTGCAATTGTTTCAGCAGGGCGTCTACGGGCGCTCCGGCCTTGACTAAAATGATGATTTTACGTGGGGGCTCGAGCGCCGCTACAAACGCTTCGAGCGTGAAGGTGGGAATAAAGTTCTTCCCCTTGGCCCGAGTCGCCATCAACTCCTTGGTTTTGGCCTCGGTGCGGTTATAGACGGCGATGGGAAACCCATTGCGCTCAATGTTCAGGGCTAGGTTTTCGCCCATTACAGCCAGACCAATCAGGCCGACCTTTGCCAATGCTGCCATAGCAGTTTTCCTCGTTTCAGCAGTCAGGGTTGTCACTCAAACCTAGCTTAGGCGTGGATCGCGGGAGGTCGCGGCGAGTGTCCAGATAAATTCATATTTCCAGCATAACCGGCAGGCAAGGAGGGCTCTTCCACAAGCAGTGGACCTAATCACGTCAAGGAAGTCCTCAGCCCAAGGGCAATATGCGAATGCTGCTCCACCTGCTGCAAGACCGTCTTCGCCCGACGCAGGACCGGATTGGGCAGTCCTGCCAATCTGCCGACCTCGATCCCGTAAGATTTGTCCGCCCCGCCCGGTATGACCTGATGCAAAAAGACAATCTCCTCACCGATTTCACGGACCACTACCTGAAAGTTAGCCGCTCGGGGGCTGGTGATCGCCAATTCGTTGAGTTCGTGGTAGTGGGTGGCAAAGATCGTCCGACTGCCAAGCGGGGCGAGTAGGTATTCCGCTACCGCCCAGGCAATGGCGAGGCCATCAAAGGTCGCTGTACCCCGACCAATCTCATCGAGCAAGACCAGCGAAAGGGG encodes:
- the gndA gene encoding NADP-dependent phosphogluconate dehydrogenase; protein product: MAALAKVGLIGLAVMGENLALNIERNGFPIAVYNRTEAKTKELMATRAKGKNFIPTFTLEAFVAALEPPRKIIILVKAGAPVDALLKQLQPLLSPGDIVIDGGNSLFTDTERREKEYAQADLNFMGMGVSGGEEGALWGPSLMPGGPIVAYQAMEPILTKIAAQVTDGPCVTYIGPGGAGHYVKMVHNGIEYGDMQLIAEAYDLLKNVVGLTPAEIHDVFKSWNQGEELQSFLIEITADIFTYIDPETHQPLVELILDKAGQKGTGKWTSQNALDLGIAIPTINAAIESRIISSFKDQRVAASSVLTGPSHFYTGDKQKFIDSVASALYCAKVCSYAQGMALLAAASSEYKYNLTLTELSRIWKGGCIIRANLLDKIQQAFKHNPLLPNLLVDPEFAQELTTKQEQWREVVATAAKVGVPCTAMSASLGYFDSYRSERLPLNLTQAQRDFFGAHTYERIDKPGSFHTEWNIR
- the zwf gene encoding glucose-6-phosphate dehydrogenase, which encodes MATLLQNPLRAGLQAERQPKPVIMVIFGASGDLAQRKLLPALYDLARDRHLPPEFTVVGVGRSPLTDEEFRNKMYEGVTHHARDFVPGLWEDFARGLFYLEGDLNTPEFYAKMRDYLAELDTKRGTQGNRVFYLSIPPSSFPVLLENMGANDLVGTPETVRVIVEKPFGRDLKTARELNAIVSRVFNEDQLYRIDHYLGKETVQNILVFRFANAIFEPLWDRRYLDHVQITVGETVGLEGRGKYYEEAGALRDMLQNHLMQVLTLVCMEPPAGMEANTVRDEKVKVLRSIQVMEPREVSLHTVRAQYTQGYIAGKPVAGYREEPGVSPNSITPTYAAVKFYIDNWRWSGVPFYLRTGKRLAKRVSEVSLHFRESPAGLFRNKYLAMPTQDVLALRIQPDEGISLRFDAKIPGPELMMRPVNMDFRYGTTFSQQSPEAYERLLLDCLHGDQTLFARADEVEYAWKVVTPIIEQWSTGTPQDLATYAAGSWGPKEADQLLARDNRHWRRL